A section of the Rummeliibacillus pycnus genome encodes:
- a CDS encoding 2-oxoglutarate dehydrogenase E1 component has translation MSNNVSLASSPWSAFSGPNLGYVMDMYDLYLTSPEEVDADLVALFEQYGAPVVESVENATTVEPGNIAKILAAVQYADGIRAHGHLAADIYPLNNQPKDTKRIEAATYGLTDQDLVNIPASVLLNDIPVNVHNGLDAINYLKSVYTSKIAYEFNQVVGNDERKWIQSKIESGSLNGKLSNEDKKEILSMLNKVEGFEQFLHKTFVGVKRFSIEGVDALVVLIEEIIKGSEVKGAKDIMIGMAHRGRLNVLTHNVHKPYQMMLADFAHVPSELFVPKDGSLEVTKGWSNDAKYHLGATYKSPNGTTIKLAYNPSHLEVVSPVVTGQARAAQDNTSKPGFPEQDPSKALAILVHGDAAFAGQGVVTETLNYSRTKGFNTGGSVHIIANNMIGFTTERFDSRSTVYSSDPAKGYEVPVIHVNADSPEAVVQVARFAVEYRAKFGKDILIDLIGYRRYGHNEMDEPMITNPETYNIVHNHETVRALYGKQLVAEGVVTEEDVTKLQKDIKAELQDALDYVKEVGKGQETSHEMPEAVKNGFPEGIETAVEKERLEKMNEELLAFPEDFNVFKKLSKILNRRRDPFQGKGKIDWGHAETLAFGTILQDGHPVRITGQDAQRGTFSQRHLVLHDAQNGKEIVPLHNISGSHASFAAINSPLSEAAIVGYEYGYNLENENALTIWEAQYGDFANMAQVMFDNFISGTRSKWGVKSGVVLSLPHSAEGQGSEHTSGRLERFLQLSAENNWTVVMLSSAANYFHLLRHQAAVLGTESVRPLVMMSPKSLLRNQIVAADVEELTSGHYRTVIEHPTTGKNAKKVEKIVFASGKMAIDIAEKIGEGEGYEHLHLVRVEQLYPFPKEEIAEILAKFPNVKTLAWAQEEPKNMGSWFFADPFLRELATDAQEVVYVGRPEHSSPAEGDADSYKAAQTVVIDQAVAK, from the coding sequence ATGTCAAACAACGTTTCACTTGCAAGCTCTCCATGGTCAGCTTTTTCAGGTCCAAACCTTGGCTATGTAATGGATATGTATGATTTATACTTAACATCTCCTGAAGAAGTTGATGCAGATCTTGTGGCTTTATTTGAACAATACGGCGCTCCAGTTGTAGAGTCAGTTGAAAACGCTACAACAGTAGAACCAGGAAATATTGCAAAAATTTTAGCTGCTGTACAATATGCTGATGGTATTCGTGCACACGGTCATTTAGCAGCTGATATCTACCCTCTAAATAACCAACCAAAAGACACAAAACGTATTGAAGCAGCAACATATGGTTTAACTGATCAAGATTTAGTGAATATCCCTGCATCTGTGTTATTAAACGACATTCCTGTAAACGTTCACAATGGATTAGATGCCATTAATTACCTTAAATCAGTCTATACAAGCAAGATTGCTTATGAATTTAATCAAGTTGTTGGCAATGACGAAAGAAAATGGATTCAATCTAAAATTGAAAGTGGCTCATTAAACGGTAAACTTTCTAATGAAGACAAAAAAGAAATTCTTTCTATGCTTAACAAAGTTGAAGGTTTCGAACAATTCTTGCACAAAACTTTTGTTGGGGTTAAACGTTTCTCAATCGAAGGTGTCGATGCATTAGTTGTATTAATCGAAGAAATCATCAAAGGTTCAGAAGTAAAAGGTGCTAAAGACATCATGATCGGTATGGCTCACCGTGGTCGTTTAAATGTACTAACACACAATGTACACAAACCATATCAAATGATGTTAGCTGACTTCGCTCATGTTCCAAGTGAATTATTCGTACCTAAAGACGGCTCTTTAGAAGTTACAAAAGGTTGGTCAAATGATGCGAAATACCACCTTGGTGCAACATATAAATCTCCAAATGGTACAACAATTAAATTAGCTTACAACCCATCTCACTTAGAAGTAGTTAGCCCAGTTGTTACTGGTCAAGCTCGTGCAGCTCAAGATAATACTTCTAAACCAGGCTTCCCTGAACAAGATCCAAGTAAAGCTCTTGCAATCTTGGTACATGGTGATGCAGCATTTGCTGGTCAAGGTGTTGTAACTGAAACATTAAACTACTCTCGTACTAAAGGTTTTAATACTGGTGGTTCAGTTCATATTATCGCGAACAATATGATTGGATTCACTACAGAACGTTTCGATTCTCGTTCTACTGTTTACTCTTCTGACCCTGCAAAAGGTTATGAAGTACCAGTAATTCATGTAAACGCTGATTCTCCAGAAGCAGTTGTTCAAGTTGCACGTTTTGCAGTTGAATATCGTGCGAAATTTGGTAAAGACATCTTAATCGATTTAATTGGTTACCGTCGTTATGGTCATAACGAAATGGACGAACCAATGATTACAAACCCAGAAACTTACAATATCGTACACAATCATGAAACAGTTCGTGCATTATACGGTAAACAATTAGTTGCTGAAGGTGTTGTAACAGAAGAAGATGTTACAAAACTTCAAAAAGATATCAAAGCTGAATTACAAGATGCACTTGATTATGTTAAAGAAGTAGGTAAAGGCCAAGAAACTAGCCATGAAATGCCAGAAGCAGTGAAAAACGGTTTCCCAGAAGGAATCGAAACAGCTGTTGAAAAAGAACGCTTAGAAAAAATGAACGAAGAACTTCTTGCATTCCCAGAAGACTTCAACGTATTCAAAAAATTAAGCAAAATTTTAAATCGTCGTCGCGATCCTTTCCAAGGTAAAGGCAAAATCGACTGGGGTCACGCTGAAACACTTGCATTCGGTACAATTCTTCAAGATGGCCATCCAGTACGTATTACTGGTCAAGATGCTCAACGTGGTACATTCTCACAACGTCATCTAGTTCTACATGATGCACAAAACGGTAAAGAAATCGTACCTTTACACAATATCTCAGGCTCACATGCTTCATTTGCAGCAATTAACAGTCCATTATCTGAAGCTGCAATCGTTGGTTATGAGTATGGTTATAACTTAGAAAATGAAAATGCTCTTACAATTTGGGAAGCTCAATATGGTGACTTTGCAAACATGGCACAAGTAATGTTCGATAACTTCATCTCTGGCACTCGTTCTAAATGGGGTGTTAAATCAGGTGTTGTATTATCATTACCACACTCTGCTGAAGGTCAAGGTTCAGAACATACAAGTGGCCGCTTAGAACGTTTCTTACAATTATCAGCTGAAAACAACTGGACAGTTGTAATGCTTTCTAGCGCTGCAAACTACTTCCACTTATTACGCCATCAAGCTGCTGTTCTAGGTACTGAATCAGTACGTCCATTAGTAATGATGTCTCCAAAATCACTTCTACGTAACCAAATCGTAGCAGCTGATGTTGAAGAATTAACATCTGGTCACTATCGTACTGTTATTGAACACCCAACAACAGGCAAAAATGCGAAAAAAGTTGAAAAAATCGTATTTGCTTCAGGTAAAATGGCAATCGATATTGCCGAAAAAATAGGTGAAGGAGAAGGATACGAACACTTACATTTAGTACGTGTTGAACAACTATATCCATTCCCTAAAGAAGAAATTGCTGAAATCCTTGCAAAATTCCCTAACGTTAAAACGCTTGCTTGGGCACAAGAAGAACCTAAAAACATGGGTTCTTGGTTCTTTGCAGATCCATTCCTACGCGAGTTAGCAACAGACGCTCAAGAAGTCGTTTATGTTGGACGTCCTGAACATTCTAGCCCAGCAGAAGGTGACGCTGACTCTTATAAAGCAGCACAAACAGTCGTTATCGACCAAGCTGTTGCGAAATAG
- the dapF gene encoding diaminopimelate epimerase translates to MLLNLLKVHGSGNTFYLYDTKDEMLLDWVNLTKWLCDTANHDGADGLLLVAPSKNALAKMRVINADGTEASMCGNGLRCVARYVLEKNGVSEGLIETMKATLHVAKEDQLFDGVPTYGVEIAPVSFELSSLPMKVEGKTTLINEVYAKLADDIAFTAVSVPNPHLIGFVSKEKIENTEHQEKLASYLNGPNPVCPDGVNVSYVYPISDHEIYVRTFERGVGFTNACGTAMTASALVSRILEHTTKQKITVYNPGGFVQCFVKHEQENYELKLVGNATFIASYTLEVEGKEYAYKAIQETSEQQSYNALIDFASKRLATQFTN, encoded by the coding sequence ATGTTATTAAATTTATTGAAAGTTCATGGTTCAGGAAATACATTTTATTTATATGATACAAAAGACGAAATGTTACTCGATTGGGTAAACTTAACAAAATGGCTTTGCGACACTGCAAATCATGATGGTGCAGATGGGTTATTATTAGTAGCTCCATCAAAAAACGCCTTAGCCAAAATGCGCGTGATCAATGCAGATGGTACAGAAGCTTCAATGTGTGGAAATGGTCTACGCTGTGTCGCACGTTATGTGTTAGAGAAGAACGGAGTATCTGAGGGTTTAATTGAAACAATGAAAGCAACTTTACATGTAGCGAAAGAGGATCAATTATTTGATGGCGTCCCAACATATGGAGTTGAAATTGCACCTGTTTCATTTGAACTTTCTTCGTTACCGATGAAAGTGGAAGGCAAAACAACTTTGATTAATGAAGTATACGCTAAATTAGCAGATGATATTGCATTTACTGCTGTCTCTGTACCAAACCCACATTTAATTGGTTTTGTTTCGAAAGAAAAAATTGAAAATACAGAACACCAAGAAAAATTAGCTTCTTACTTAAATGGTCCTAATCCAGTCTGTCCTGATGGAGTTAATGTAAGTTATGTTTATCCAATTAGTGATCACGAAATATATGTTCGCACGTTCGAAAGAGGCGTTGGATTTACAAATGCATGTGGAACTGCAATGACTGCTTCCGCGTTAGTTTCACGAATCTTGGAGCACACAACAAAACAAAAAATTACCGTATACAATCCTGGTGGATTCGTACAATGCTTCGTAAAACACGAACAAGAAAATTACGAATTAAAATTAGTAGGAAACGCAACATTTATAGCTTCGTATACATTAGAAGTTGAAGGTAAAGAGTATGCTTATAAAGCCATTCAAGAAACAAGTGAACAACAATCGTATAATGCGCTTATTGACTTTGCTTCAAAGAGATTAGCAACACAGTTTACTAATTGA
- a CDS encoding response regulator transcription factor: protein MTKNILLVEDEKNIARFIELELKHEQFNVTICYNGRDGLQEALDENNHFHVILLDVMLPELNGIEVCRRIRSHSQVPIILITARDAIMDRVAGLDAGADDYIVKPFAIEELLARIRSILRRTSQEQKKIPLLQYKNIKVDQAAYCAYVDDCLLELTKTEFDLLSLLINNKNRVCTRNQILENVWGYQTDVETNVVDVYIRHLRSKLPKEASSYIETVRGVGYVMRE from the coding sequence ATGACAAAAAATATTTTATTGGTAGAAGATGAAAAAAATATTGCGCGTTTCATTGAACTTGAATTAAAACACGAGCAATTCAATGTGACAATTTGTTATAACGGTCGTGATGGACTACAGGAAGCACTAGATGAGAACAATCATTTTCATGTAATTTTATTAGATGTTATGCTTCCAGAGTTAAATGGGATTGAAGTATGTAGAAGGATAAGAAGCCATTCACAAGTACCAATTATTTTAATAACGGCTAGAGATGCCATCATGGATCGAGTAGCAGGACTTGATGCTGGCGCAGATGATTATATTGTCAAGCCTTTTGCTATAGAAGAATTACTTGCACGAATTCGTTCCATCCTAAGAAGAACAAGTCAAGAACAAAAGAAAATTCCATTACTCCAGTATAAAAACATTAAAGTTGACCAAGCTGCTTATTGCGCCTATGTCGATGATTGTCTTCTTGAACTGACAAAAACGGAATTTGATCTATTAAGTTTACTCATCAACAATAAAAATCGAGTTTGCACTCGTAATCAAATACTTGAAAATGTATGGGGCTACCAAACGGATGTTGAAACAAATGTAGTAGATGTTTATATTCGCCATCTACGTTCTAAACTACCAAAAGAAGCTAGTTCTTACATTGAAACTGTAAGAGGAGTAGGGTATGTGATGAGAGAATGA
- a CDS encoding MATE family efflux transporter → MHETTTIRAKWILMLKIVFPILITQIALYLMSFFDILMSSKYSTADLAGVSIGSSIWMPVYTGLAGILSSITPIVAQLVGAKREKEATFSIQQGFYVAIAIALFVFCCMMIAINPLLSKMSLDADVRRVAHHYLIAMCIGLIPLFIYSVLRCFIDALGQTRVSMIITLLATPINILFNYFFIFGNFGFPELGGVGSGVASAITYWLICGIAIYITMKKVPFSAFQLYEKLPKIHLAKCMEIIKLGLPIGLSIFAEGSIFSVVTILMSNYSTSIIGAHQIAMNFASLLYMIPLSISMGATIIVGFETGAKRFKDARTYSLICITTAVSICIVSLTILLTFKEQIAAVYSDDLHVVNLASHFLTYAAFFQLSDAIQAPIQGALRGYKDVTITFVMALISYWIIGLPLGIILANFTDLGPYGYWIGLISGLATGAFTLSIRLRFVQQKIQQIKSPSI, encoded by the coding sequence TTGCATGAAACAACAACGATAAGAGCAAAATGGATACTCATGTTAAAAATTGTGTTCCCTATTCTTATCACCCAGATTGCGTTATATTTGATGTCATTTTTTGATATCTTAATGTCAAGTAAATATAGTACTGCTGATTTAGCAGGTGTTTCCATTGGTTCTTCGATTTGGATGCCTGTTTATACTGGATTAGCAGGCATTCTCTCATCTATAACCCCTATTGTAGCACAATTAGTCGGTGCAAAAAGAGAGAAAGAAGCAACATTTTCAATTCAACAAGGTTTTTATGTAGCAATTGCAATCGCATTGTTTGTTTTCTGCTGTATGATGATCGCGATTAATCCTTTACTTTCTAAAATGTCATTAGATGCTGATGTTCGTCGAGTGGCACATCATTATCTAATCGCTATGTGTATTGGTCTAATTCCTCTATTTATCTACAGCGTTCTACGGTGTTTTATAGACGCCTTAGGGCAAACAAGAGTTTCGATGATTATTACCTTACTGGCTACTCCAATCAATATTCTTTTTAACTACTTCTTCATTTTTGGTAATTTTGGTTTCCCTGAACTTGGTGGAGTCGGATCTGGTGTTGCCTCTGCCATAACCTATTGGCTTATATGTGGAATTGCTATTTACATAACGATGAAAAAGGTTCCATTTTCGGCTTTCCAATTGTATGAAAAACTACCGAAGATACATTTGGCTAAATGTATGGAAATCATTAAACTTGGATTACCTATTGGTCTATCTATTTTTGCCGAAGGAAGTATTTTCTCAGTTGTTACAATATTAATGAGTAATTACAGTACATCTATTATCGGAGCTCATCAAATTGCGATGAATTTTGCTAGTCTACTGTATATGATCCCTCTAAGTATTTCAATGGGTGCAACCATTATTGTTGGTTTTGAAACTGGCGCCAAAAGGTTTAAGGATGCACGAACATATAGTTTAATATGTATTACGACAGCTGTATCCATATGTATTGTTTCATTAACCATCCTGCTTACTTTTAAAGAACAAATTGCAGCAGTTTATAGTGATGATCTACATGTCGTAAATCTGGCAAGTCATTTTCTAACATATGCTGCGTTTTTCCAACTATCTGACGCAATTCAAGCACCTATACAGGGCGCACTACGTGGATACAAAGATGTTACCATTACTTTTGTTATGGCACTCATTTCATATTGGATTATTGGATTACCACTTGGGATTATATTAGCGAATTTTACAGATCTTGGACCATATGGCTATTGGATCGGACTAATATCTGGACTAGCTACAGGGGCATTTACTCTTAGTATTCGTCTACGTTTTGTACAACAAAAAATACAACAAATCAAATCTCCCTCTATATAA
- a CDS encoding PAS domain S-box protein: protein MSEDFITREQFNALIKTNKGFVFLMELVENKFKYIYINQTAEMVFKTNPEGEFLDNVIHSDVRNTIEENYRKAIHTKQQVTYRDFYLFSENGYTNETVCTPIFYGERTYLLAITNDISEQKTLEEKSVFLQSLFEDKIDPIVILLKDFTIYEVNPIFNKLFKFSLNKNQNFMDSDFMDTENNQKYLQYIEKTFNGKGSSSVIFTHKIKENETGTFLVSFSPVYMDHNVIAICIQWQELKSAVQLKNDLIETTLLLDSYRDALNIAANICITDVNGVIEYVNAGFEKQTQYSSVELVGQTNAILNSREHSKEYYKKLWDCILNGEIWRGEMCNRTKYGRTFWADTTIVPIKNAKGEITNFLAISFDISEKKSIITNLRNVEKLFRLITEHTNDLIVITSEDGIILYISPNHEARLGYDQEELLGKFFSEILAPASSDLLNQEINMIIEDFGNLKTELEVIAKNGQRFWVEAQVSAVNDSERRGIKQFVTVAREITERKELEEKLRFLAYHDSLTLLPNRRYLLERFEDIAHTADSSNSSIAILFIDGDNFKRINDVYGHDVGDEFIRKFGKALSSSLRDSDIIARIGGDEFVVILTKMSKNKIKRKKQIEQTIARIQKILRVGWTIGKNYFSPTSSIGVSCYPEDGTEISLLLDKADVALYYAKKISGKDSYHFACK, encoded by the coding sequence ATGTCAGAAGATTTTATAACTAGAGAGCAATTTAATGCCCTTATTAAAACAAATAAGGGCTTTGTTTTCCTAATGGAACTAGTAGAAAATAAGTTTAAATATATATATATAAATCAGACAGCAGAAATGGTATTTAAAACCAATCCAGAAGGTGAATTTCTCGATAATGTTATACACTCAGATGTTCGAAACACTATAGAAGAAAATTATCGTAAGGCAATTCATACAAAACAGCAAGTCACTTATCGTGACTTTTATTTGTTCTCAGAAAATGGGTATACAAATGAAACGGTTTGTACGCCTATTTTCTATGGAGAACGTACATATCTATTAGCAATCACTAATGATATATCAGAGCAAAAAACTTTAGAGGAAAAGTCTGTGTTTTTACAATCGTTATTTGAAGATAAGATTGATCCGATTGTTATTTTATTGAAAGACTTTACAATATATGAAGTAAATCCGATTTTTAATAAACTATTTAAATTCAGTCTTAATAAAAATCAAAATTTTATGGATTCAGATTTTATGGATACTGAAAATAATCAAAAATATTTACAATATATAGAAAAGACCTTTAATGGTAAAGGTTCCTCTTCTGTTATATTTACCCATAAGATAAAAGAAAATGAAACAGGGACCTTTCTTGTTAGTTTTTCACCTGTATATATGGACCATAATGTTATAGCTATTTGCATCCAATGGCAAGAACTTAAAAGTGCGGTTCAACTAAAGAATGATTTGATTGAAACTACATTGTTGTTAGATAGTTACAGAGATGCCTTAAACATAGCTGCTAATATATGTATTACAGATGTAAATGGAGTAATTGAGTATGTAAATGCAGGGTTTGAAAAGCAAACGCAATACTCTTCCGTTGAACTAGTTGGACAAACGAATGCAATCTTAAATTCACGAGAACATTCTAAAGAATATTACAAAAAATTATGGGATTGTATCTTAAATGGGGAAATATGGCGTGGAGAGATGTGTAATCGGACAAAATACGGAAGGACATTTTGGGCAGATACAACGATTGTCCCTATCAAAAATGCAAAAGGTGAGATTACCAATTTCTTAGCAATAAGTTTTGATATCTCGGAAAAGAAGTCAATTATCACAAATCTTAGGAATGTTGAAAAGCTATTTCGCTTAATAACCGAGCATACGAATGATTTAATCGTCATTACAAGTGAGGATGGTATTATCTTATACATTTCCCCTAATCACGAAGCTCGTTTAGGCTACGATCAGGAAGAATTACTTGGGAAATTCTTTTCAGAAATACTTGCACCTGCAAGTAGTGATCTCTTGAATCAAGAGATAAACATGATCATAGAAGACTTTGGAAATTTAAAAACGGAATTGGAAGTTATCGCTAAAAACGGTCAGAGATTCTGGGTAGAAGCACAAGTGTCGGCAGTTAATGATTCGGAACGTAGGGGAATAAAACAATTTGTAACCGTTGCACGGGAGATAACAGAACGTAAAGAATTGGAAGAAAAGCTACGCTTTTTAGCCTATCACGATAGTTTAACATTATTGCCTAATCGAAGATACCTATTAGAACGATTTGAAGACATAGCCCATACTGCAGATTCTTCCAATAGTTCTATAGCTATCTTATTTATTGACGGAGATAATTTTAAACGTATAAATGATGTATATGGCCATGATGTAGGGGATGAATTTATCAGAAAATTTGGTAAGGCACTTTCATCAAGCTTAAGAGACAGTGATATTATCGCTCGTATTGGCGGAGACGAATTTGTTGTCATATTAACGAAGATGTCCAAAAATAAAATTAAAAGAAAAAAACAAATAGAGCAAACCATCGCAAGAATACAAAAAATTCTTCGTGTGGGTTGGACTATTGGTAAAAATTATTTCTCACCAACTTCTTCAATTGGCGTCTCATGCTATCCTGAAGACGGTACAGAAATATCACTATTACTAGATAAAGCAGATGTAGCTTTATATTACGCTAAAAAAATATCAGGAAAAGATTCCTATCATTTTGCATGTAAGTAA
- a CDS encoding HAMP domain-containing sensor histidine kinase: MKKLNRISFKNKSLKTKWALTSAFVIFVSFAILCSVLYWSIHTWLLSEQEQSVYRTMDDLTVFFESQGSGITIDDIRSNKGLMNSIVDKDQTVRILNKDGIEILRINDTVSKIPDVSNNVPPEGYVVDKQKIDGIDSFVATGKLQIGIFQGYIQLTHPLTAFDSLMNYLLMAMLILGIGALVLSAYIGYALANVLLKPLNNLRMEMTTVAEEGFQAPIHMEYDQDDEIGDLLRVYRKMMGELEQSFHTQQQFISDASHELRTPIQVVEGHLSLIKRWGRDEPEVLNESLDTSLAEIKRMKSLIEEMLELARGQAKDHDEKCNIKTITFEIVQEQIALHPDVEIIVHDDNLTEYCARISSNAYGQILRNLLQNAIRYSDKKAHIQIYLTNNLKNCKIEVEDNGIGIAEKDVPHIFERFYRVDEARSRDEGGTGLGLSIVKMLVNKYGGNITVSSKLGTGTKFKVILPSEK; encoded by the coding sequence ATGAAGAAACTTAATCGTATATCTTTTAAAAATAAATCTTTAAAAACAAAGTGGGCCCTTACGTCCGCTTTTGTTATTTTTGTTAGTTTCGCGATTCTTTGTTCTGTATTATATTGGTCAATTCATACATGGTTATTATCTGAACAAGAACAATCTGTATATCGTACGATGGATGATTTAACAGTGTTTTTTGAATCCCAAGGTAGCGGAATCACAATTGATGATATACGTTCTAATAAGGGGTTAATGAATTCTATTGTAGACAAAGATCAGACTGTTCGAATATTAAATAAAGATGGTATTGAAATTCTACGGATTAACGATACAGTATCGAAAATTCCTGATGTCTCCAACAACGTTCCCCCTGAAGGTTATGTTGTAGATAAACAAAAGATAGATGGAATCGATAGTTTTGTCGCTACAGGGAAATTACAGATAGGTATTTTTCAGGGATATATACAATTAACACATCCATTAACAGCATTTGACTCACTAATGAATTATTTGCTGATGGCTATGTTAATACTAGGAATAGGAGCATTGGTATTGTCGGCATACATTGGATATGCATTAGCAAATGTACTTTTAAAACCATTAAACAATCTCCGTATGGAAATGACAACAGTAGCTGAAGAAGGATTTCAAGCACCTATTCATATGGAATATGATCAAGATGACGAAATTGGTGATTTGTTAAGGGTCTATCGTAAAATGATGGGGGAACTTGAGCAATCCTTCCACACACAACAACAATTCATTTCAGACGCATCACATGAGCTTAGAACGCCTATTCAAGTTGTAGAAGGACATTTATCTTTGATCAAGAGATGGGGAAGGGATGAACCGGAAGTATTAAATGAATCATTAGACACATCCTTAGCAGAAATAAAACGCATGAAAAGCCTAATTGAAGAAATGTTAGAACTTGCTAGGGGTCAGGCAAAAGATCATGATGAGAAATGTAATATCAAGACAATTACATTTGAAATTGTTCAAGAACAAATTGCCCTTCATCCAGATGTTGAAATAATTGTACATGATGATAATTTAACGGAATATTGTGCAAGGATTTCATCAAATGCTTATGGACAGATTTTACGTAATTTGTTACAAAATGCAATCCGATATTCAGATAAAAAGGCTCATATTCAAATTTACTTGACAAATAACTTGAAGAATTGCAAAATCGAAGTCGAAGATAACGGTATAGGCATCGCTGAAAAAGACGTACCACATATTTTTGAACGATTTTATCGGGTAGATGAAGCGCGCTCAAGAGATGAAGGTGGCACAGGCTTAGGACTAAGTATTGTGAAGATGTTAGTCAATAAGTATGGCGGTAATATAACTGTATCTAGTAAACTGGGTACTGGAACAAAATTCAAAGTAATACTACCTTCTGAAAAATAA
- a CDS encoding GNAT family N-acetyltransferase, producing MIKRRELHECNELFELLSHPSVFPFVRQKAKTADEFWFMTSQLMEDEENGKVVSRTITDDWGQPIGTITLYDVQDGAGFLGTWIGVPYQGKGYNQKAKELFLKELFFELDFQCVFLKIRKENTKSLRAATKLGYVMDAKESHPSLYEEINRGEKQFELLKIQKDTFYLYMATQQNTTEEQAM from the coding sequence ATGATTAAGCGACGTGAATTGCATGAATGTAATGAGCTTTTTGAGTTGTTAAGTCACCCATCTGTCTTCCCTTTTGTGCGTCAAAAGGCAAAGACAGCAGATGAATTTTGGTTTATGACTAGCCAACTAATGGAAGATGAAGAAAACGGTAAGGTTGTATCAAGGACGATTACCGATGATTGGGGTCAACCAATTGGAACTATTACTTTGTATGATGTGCAAGATGGCGCTGGTTTTCTAGGAACATGGATTGGTGTTCCATATCAAGGAAAAGGATATAATCAAAAAGCCAAAGAATTATTTTTGAAAGAATTGTTTTTTGAATTAGATTTTCAATGTGTCTTTCTTAAAATCCGAAAAGAAAATACAAAATCTCTACGTGCTGCTACTAAACTTGGTTATGTAATGGATGCTAAAGAAAGCCATCCTTCATTGTATGAAGAGATTAACCGTGGAGAAAAGCAATTTGAATTATTGAAAATTCAAAAAGATACTTTCTATCTTTATATGGCAACCCAACAAAATACTACAGAAGAACAGGCAATGTAA
- a CDS encoding undecaprenyldiphospho-muramoylpentapeptide beta-N-acetylglucosaminyltransferase, giving the protein MTKQTVILTGGGTAGHVSLNQAIIPSFLEKGYDVHYIGSKNGIEKDIIGQAFPNLPYHAISSGKLRRYFSMKNFTDPFRVLAGISQALSIMRRVKPIVVFSKGGFVSVPVVMAAKLSGIPVVSHESDVTPGLANKLSLPFASHIFTVFKQTLKHLPAEKATCTGSIIRPALFEGKREKGLEMCGFNNGKETILIMGGSQGSKFINDAVRSNMVELLKNHNIIHLCGKGHLDEALVNMPGYKQFEYVTTELPDLLHASDYIVSRAGSNSIFEFLALQKPMLLIPLSLQKSRGDQILNAKLFFEQGLAEVLQEEELNSQSFMRAMEMLKTHKDSLVKNMCEAEKPKTPDEMVELIVQYAK; this is encoded by the coding sequence ATGACTAAACAAACTGTAATATTAACTGGTGGCGGTACTGCAGGCCACGTTTCACTTAATCAAGCTATCATACCATCATTCTTAGAAAAAGGCTATGATGTTCATTATATTGGCTCAAAAAATGGAATTGAAAAGGATATAATTGGTCAGGCTTTCCCGAATTTACCGTATCATGCTATTTCAAGTGGGAAGTTAAGACGTTATTTTTCTATGAAAAACTTTACAGATCCATTTCGTGTCTTGGCAGGAATTTCTCAAGCATTATCAATTATGCGCCGTGTAAAACCAATTGTTGTTTTTTCAAAAGGAGGTTTTGTATCCGTACCAGTTGTTATGGCTGCAAAACTTTCTGGTATACCAGTTGTTTCTCATGAATCAGATGTAACACCTGGTTTAGCGAACAAATTATCATTACCTTTTGCTTCTCATATTTTCACAGTATTTAAACAAACATTAAAGCATTTACCAGCTGAAAAAGCTACATGTACAGGTTCTATCATTCGTCCAGCGTTATTTGAAGGAAAAAGAGAAAAAGGCCTTGAAATGTGTGGTTTTAACAATGGTAAAGAAACCATTCTAATTATGGGTGGAAGTCAAGGATCAAAGTTCATCAATGATGCTGTTCGTTCCAATATGGTCGAATTACTAAAAAATCATAATATTATTCATTTATGTGGGAAAGGGCATTTAGATGAGGCTCTAGTCAATATGCCAGGATACAAACAATTTGAATATGTAACAACAGAGTTACCTGATTTACTACATGCAAGTGATTATATTGTTTCTCGAGCTGGATCTAATTCAATCTTTGAATTTTTAGCTCTCCAAAAACCCATGCTTTTAATCCCCCTTTCATTACAAAAATCTCGTGGGGACCAAATTTTAAATGCGAAACTATTCTTTGAACAAGGTCTTGCAGAGGTTTTACAAGAAGAAGAGTTAAATAGTCAAAGTTTTATGAGAGCAATGGAGATGTTAAAAACACATAAAGATTCTTTAGTCAAGAATATGTGTGAAGCTGAGAAACCAAAAACGCCGGATGAAATGGTTGAACTAATTGTGCAATATGCAAAATAG